From the Pseudorasbora parva isolate DD20220531a chromosome 2, ASM2467924v1, whole genome shotgun sequence genome, the window TTGCTGTAAATCTCCATCATTTTCCTCTCATTAATGTGAGTGAGTTGAGCCTCCAGTCTGACCTCTTTCAGCTTTCCTTCATAATATCGCTTATACTCAATCATTTTAATCTTGCTCCTCAGATTCAACTCTTTGATCTTTCGTTCTTTCTCTTGCTCAGATGCTGTTAGTGCCTCAATCCTCTCCTCCAGTTTCTGCTTCTCTTCTTTAAATCTGGACTCCAGTTCTCTTTCTTTATCCTGTAGTTTCTTCTCATATTCTCGTCTCAGTTCCTCTTCTTTGGTCTTCAGCATGAGCTCCACATCCTGGTAAGAGTCACTGGTGTAATATTCACCTCCATTAGCAGCGATCATGGCATCTATCTTCTCCAGCAGCTCCAGAACTTGATTACGATCCTCCATTTCTTTATTGTTGAAGACATGATATCCTCCACAGCGACTCAGGATTTGTTTCAGATCCTCACCAGCTTTACTAATATATTCTTCAATAGTGCCGGTCAGTTCATCACCGTGAGTTAAGAGGAcgattgtgtgtttatctgCCATTTCTCCAAATATGGCTCTGATCTTCTCCACAGACATCTTCTCTTCTTTAGTGAAGGGGCCGAGCTGAATGACCAGGAGGATGGCGTGAGGTCCAGGGGCCGTcatgttcacacatttactgatCTCCTGTTTCAGATACTCCTCAGAAACATCTGTGTCAAACAGACCTGGAGTATCTACCAGAGTTATTTCTCTCTCAGCCACTTCTCCAATCTCTTTCCAGCACTCTTTGGTCACAGATGAACCACTACTAGTGGCTCTAAAGACTCTCCTTCCCAGGATTGTGTTTCCAGAAGAGCTTTTACCTGCTCCAGTCTTTCCCACCAACACCATCCTTCTCAAGGACactgaagtaaaaaaaagaaaacagggAAAAAactgtgaatgttaaaatggaTTAATAGACAATATTTTGAATGTGAATATGTGTATACTCACTATTTGGATGTTCTAAAGTAAAGCTTCCTCTTCTAActgcaaaaaaaagaagaaaaaatatgacattgataaaaaaaattttttaaatcaagtgtttttttatttatttattttttatacaagaCAAAGACTAGTTTAAGTTATTTGGAAAAGaatggtaaatatttccccTATATATGGTATGTGTAAAGGACTAATATATTCTGTAGTTAGGTGGAATGCTAGTCCACTACGGAACTCCGGCAAGAAGTGTGACAGGAGACAGAAGATCGTTTGACTGGTTTATATCTCGTCAGTATGACCATTTACATGTTGAACATACAGCCATTAGGAAACAGAAGTGATAAAGTGTGGTTTAGtctttttttctccatcatgccccgatggagttttggttccttgccactgtcgcctttggcttggcttgctcagttggggacactaaaaatatgatcaaagttattcaactaattaaacaaatacaatttttgaattaggttttaataaattctataaactaaaatactgatctgccaacattgtcgctatatgataaattaaaataagctgataacatcactgttttctccagaacgactgtacagccaaatcaaattttgttgcaatattatcctgtttgacactgtgaagctgctttgagacaatcgtgattgtaaaagtgctatataaataaagttgattgattgattgatattgtCTACAGCACGTAAAATAGCGCtaaacatacacacatgcattacACTGTGCATCACTCGCCTCAGACACATTAAATCACGATATGATCAAAGTCATAATGATCGTATATACTATCACGACATGCAAGGGTTAATATATCGTGACATAAAAGATAAATACAAAGATGAATGAACTTACATTCATGCACACACATTTATCACTCATAGAAGATGGCGGCATAAACGAAACTGAAAGTAAACAAAGACGCGATGACAGAACTGCCATCAGAGCGCAGTACATGCACAACTACGTAATACACATAGAAAAGCTACCCATATAAGGAATTTAGTACAGCCGCCCCCAGATTAGCATAGCTAATATGCAGAAGATATACATTTCTTAGTTCTTAACGTTTGTATTATCATCGTCCGGGAGTGCTGGGAGTGGAACTAGCTTAGCCACAGGTCACAGATACAGGCAATCCTTTATTCTGACCTTTGCTGACCTAATATGGCCATCCTCGCTGGGCACCAGACTCTCAATCCTACCAATGGGCCAGTGAGCAAGAGGCAGCTGTGAGTCCACCAGCATCACCGCAGTACCTTCCGTCAGATCCTGGGTCTCACGCTGCCATTTAAGATGTTGTTGAAGGTTAGGGAGGTAATGTTTGGTATAGTACACACAGAAGTGATCCACTATAGTCTGAGCATGACGCCATCAACGCTTGGACAAGGGTTCTGGAGTGTAGACCACTTGGAGTAACGCAGCATCCCACGCCCCATAAGGAGGAAGTTGGGGGTGACTGGGTCTACATCGGCTACATCAGACGAAACGTAGCCTAGTGGcttgtagggctgggcgatatggccaaaatttcatatcccgataacgatatacataacgatatagcaatttttctgttaattcagtttatgattagtctatacaaaattgcaatgtggaagtTTGAAATGGTATACAAAACAAATAggtaaaggtagtatggactacatttttattttatttagaacctttttttcaagcaagactgttggtaaagttaacacctgcctagggatgttaaccaatgactgtttgaccgatggttgaccgtatcaacgttaaccgatcaaagttgtcggttaaaaaaaaaaagtgatctcaaaattaggctattatacagtggactaaacgctactacaattagccatcattcctcattccaaaatctttttgtgtgaagtgaacatatccctcgcactcaatttttcataactcgcctgtttgtacttaataaaccaataaaaacatttggcgcgaggtcacagcgtttgggtttgcgcgctcacaaggtttgcaaaaagtaaacaggctaaaacactcgaggttagagccagggcagacgacagtatgaagcgtacatttcgcttaagatggg encodes:
- the LOC137048308 gene encoding GTPase IMAP family member 7-like, which encodes MADQQLFIHSLVGFCRDQTGFFRLTAMAVGRPSLPQREAGSAFTTGPNGHGATGEQNSACGGGWNLPLCDPPHTHTKCTSLKGTRDSVLSNLRSTEERLSKDPGKAKDYEAEIQKLLDTVRRGSFTLEHPNMSLRRMVLVGKTGAGKSSSGNTILGRRVFRATSSGSSVTKECWKEIGEVAEREITLVDTPGLFDTDVSEEYLKQEISKCVNMTAPGPHAILLVIQLGPFTKEEKMSVEKIRAIFGEMADKHTIVLLTHGDELTGTIEEYISKAGEDLKQILSRCGGYHVFNNKEMEDRNQVLELLEKIDAMIAANGGEYYTSDSYQDVELMLKTKEEELRREYEKKLQDKERELESRFKEEKQKLEERIEALTASEQEKERKIKELNLRSKIKMIEYKRYYEGKLKEVRLEAQLTHINERKMMEIYSKLQILHI